The genomic region TGCCCTGAACGCGCTTAGCCTGGTCCTTATGAATAACGTTTGCAATTGAGTTTGACATACATGAGGAATTGTATGGCAAGGTAGATCTCCGGTAAGGTTGGGACGGGGGCCTGCTTGCCAGTTGCCgacttgattgattgatgaaaTATTTGGGAAAATGGGGCTGCGAATAGCAGCCAGGTTAAAGGGTAATCCATTACGATAGTTACCACATTACACAACAAGCTCATGTTCAGTTTTCAACTTCGTTTTTTGCTTGTGTGGGCATGTGgattattcaaattttaaggattggttagttttttatgtagaaACTGACCTAAAGCCAAACGATAAAATATGAAGTTTCGTTAATTTGCTGCTTAAGACGCTTTGCTGAACTCTGTAAAACAGCTCGAAAGGGTTTTTTTGCAGTCTACGATTGCAGTGATAGAAATTATAGGAATTATCTATTGAATAACTAATTGTTTCTTAACCGGGATAATCTATattcataatttaaaaaataaagaaatgccTTTAAAAGTTTTTAGTTCGAACCAGTTCTTCTCCCGTTTCCCAAGTTAGAGGGAAATACTCAGAAATTGTTCgaatatcaatatttatataggagGATCGGGGTTCGATTCGCAGGCGATAGTTTtgattgtatatattttggctTCTATATGTTCAACTCACCTATAATCAGCACTGGCATAGCAGTCGCCGAGGAAACGACACTGTAGTGTATTGCACTGAGTGGTCTTCACCTCGTGCTGCACCTCGTAGGTAATATTGAAGCCATAGACGTCTAGCAGGCGGTCCAGAGCGCGCAGATGTGTACCATCCAGCGTGGCCATGGTGAATCGTATTTCCAGGTACTGGCTGTTGAACTGCATCCATGTGACCTGGGTCACATCCTCCTCGGTTAAGGCGAAGACACGGTGGGCGGGCACCTGAAGTCGTCCGAGTAGTACATATACTCGGTGAATTTGAGGCCGCCCAGCACGTAGAGCTGCGTTAGATAAACCACGATGGACACATTGCCCTGAGCGGTGGCTGGCAACTCGGACGCATCAATTATCCAAACGCATTCGATGGCGTGGTAAAACGATGTGGGAAATTTGGCGTTTGAATGAGGCCATAGCGTGACTTGAGTAGGCCCCCACATCCCGGCGAGGACGAAGAGGAGCTGGAACTATAGCCAaggccggagccggagccggagccagtgccgcctgctgcctgctccCCAATGGCAAATGCATTCAGTGCAAAGTTATGCTTGGCCGCCGGGAAAGGTGGCGGAGGTGGCAGAGGCACCGCGGGCAGCGAAAACTTCTGATCCGGGTTGTTTTGACGTTTGTGGCGCacatgttgcagctgctgttgttgttgctgttgttgttgttgatttgttaGCAATGTTGCCGCTGGAAGCAGCATAAACAGCAGCAATGTCGTTGATAACCTGACGGTTGTCAGCAGCGACATTGACTTGGCTTTTATTATCTATTCGCTTATTCTGTTACTCTATTTCAACTGGATCTCCTTCAGCTGGGCGTCTCCTGTTGCTGTCGTCTTATCATTTGCCCAACGATATGCATGAAACACGGTCAGTTGTCGCAGTTGTTGCTCCAACCCAGCCACTCATTGCCTGCTGGCCCACTGCAAgtgagaaaaagagagaagtGTGTGAAATTTTTAGCAGAAACCATTTTGACAGCTGTCGTTTGCATTTGAATAACTGCCGCCGTCGCTTTATCCAATCCCACGCGTTCCGACTGACCCCTGCACGCCCACATGTCGGCTTGCACGAGAACTAGAAAATCGTAAAACTGTCAGCGTGAAAAAGCAATTTCGAAATCCACTAAAAACGGAGCGCAACGCCACGCATCAATCATGGCCGCCGTGAAGCGGGCCTGCTCATAAAACAAAGGCCCCAAATACTCGGCACTCGAGCGCTTTTCTTTGTCAactttcaaattgttttccCATATTTTGTTGGCACTTGTTTTCATTTCGGTAGCCGCTCCGATGCTCAAGGCTCACTCGTCGCACATTTGTTGACGCTCCTGCATCTGTCTGCGGGGCATTCCCAGCGCCAAATTGCGAAAGCTCTTCAACTGGTTGACTTTGGTAGTTTTCGTGGGTATTAGTGGCAGATTTGCCTTTGAAAAACGCAAGCTCCCACTGCATGAGCGAAGGCCCAAAAGCCAAAATCATATGCATAGATATGGGAGAATTGCGTTGGAATATGTATTGAGAGAACTCTCAAGTTTTAACActcaaatttaattcaaaactTAAAGAATATCAGACTCAGAACAAGCTTACCAATAAGCAATTCATTGACAATATTCAAAATGAttaattaaagcaattttAAAGTTGGCTTCAAATAACCAATTGCTCGGTTGTCAAAAAATAATCTCGTTTATACTATCTAATagcttatattatttatttttattaggtAATGACTATAATGAATCAAACTATTAAGGTAAACGAAATGTTAATTGCCAACAACATTGCAAAGATTTCACAGTcattaaacacacacacacacacacacacacacacacacacatgtatgctCTACAAAAAGACCATCTAAAAGACATTAAACACATCAAATGTAATTAGcataataattaaaagcaatgCTAGCTGGCATCAGCAAGCAGGACTAATCACATTCAAAATAGATTTGCTGATGTTATGAATAACTGCATTATAGCCTATTTACAGCAAATagtaaacaaatacatatactagctacaacaacaaaatgcacacaaattggtaaagccaaaacaaattataaattaccAAAATGCCAGCCGCAAATACCATGTGGCTCAAATGTCATACAAAAGCAATGTGAGCGTTTGATCCATAAATTATTGACAGTCTCGAGCCATGCCGTTTGCCACGCAAACACTGAGAGTTGGGCGATAAATGGGATTGTGGGCGGCTCTGAACATACATTCGAACATGTTtgcttacacacacaaacacaatgcGTCGCTCGCTGCAGGACTATTTTTTCGGCTTTGCATCAATTCTTGACACATATCTTTGAATCAATATTAATTTCTGttcgtctttttttttcacttcaagtatttgtttattattttaagacCAGAACTTAAGCTGTTTTTGCAAagctgtttaatttaattccaGTTTTTGTAAATTAGTTAATGGAGGAGATAACTACTTCTTAATATATTGTAGTAGCATAAATGCATGCAAAGTCATTTGGTCAGCAGTTCCACTTTATTGCAACATTGCTCAATTATATTCCTAAATTTCTCTTTTACTTAAATTCTTTTAAGAAGAGCCCGACAAATCCGATTACTTCCTGTCTCGCCCACTTATGCACAAACACCTTTCACATTTCCTTTAGTCTGTAAGCATAAAATGAACGCGGACTCAGGTGCGATCGAACATCAGAACAAAAAACCCGCAACAAAActattttgtgtttaaatttGCATGTGAGATTTGTCTTCTACAATATAATAAACCCTTAAAAGAGAgtttcaaaagaaaaacaactaTGCCGTTAGGTTgatcaacaacaatattttcgTAGATGCAATTTTCATTAACGCTGCCTTTTGGATTGAAAAGGAACAACAAAACGGAATTCTGTTAAATTCAACCTCAGTTggcaaaaaccaacaaagtGAAGTCATGAACATGCCTGACCAATCATTGCCCGTATCTGAGCGTCTTACTGTCAAGCGAGAGGTCACCGGCTCAACTTTAGTTGGTATTTGTTCGCTTATTTCAACTACATATTTTAGatatacaattatttaaaagtcCTCAATTAGCCACAACTCTAAATGTGCGAAAGGGTTATTCGTGGTGAATATTTAAATGACATTCCATGTAATCGCATACAAATAAAGTTAGTATCTGATTGCCTGTTGCAAacgtaaaatatttgttttgcggAGAGGTAAAAAAACATAAGCTGTATAATGCGCATGATATGGACATAGttctttattttgcttttctgTCTGTCAAACTGTCCGTCGTTCCGTCTGTTTTATAGAAACGTAGAAACGCAATTTCCTTCggattgttatatatatataattaagttttacacgttaggttactataaaaaaatatatttcaatttattattttcacttaacggctacttttgttgagtacattcagatttgcttcccgaatatgaactgatttatctaactgttgcggtcgcttagcaaaacttcgctttgagagagtttgagtcaaaattgagtgaagtttgagctgcgtcagcaattatgcgtgggatagtactctgatgggaacattgacagtggcgtgatatttagggtgaattgtttatgtctaccaaagggggacagtttgatcttgaccaatgtcgatgttatcaccaggctctttgtttacaatattagaaatgtttataattgtgcttatgcttatgcgccaagttatgttaaagggtgggtgcgactatggatatgtccactcccccaaccattagaaaagtgcctgtcctcaggtgtttaagtttggatatagtgtaacattttcttcttttacaattggtatatctcctattattgtaggtgtttcttctactttgggttttttatattttataattaatttcttaggtatgcttttgaacttatatgtcaaatacagtgttaaacttattaatatgattacaaatatggttattgtaattatctggaatacattgttaaattttgtatgtgcatttataatttgtttcgttttttgttgagattatttattagtttttctttattagcttgagtgtcatactctggtgtacctgcatatatgaatatgtccgctggtgttctgttagtcgttttgtgctttgttttatgattgtacgtgtagagtatagtttcaaattttgtaagtttattttcgacgtctgagtcgctgttaatgattcttagtttttcgttaactgtcttatgaaatcgttctacgtcggatataccatttttactagtggttatattaatatttactgcttctgattttagccataattgtaaagctgtgcacataaaagctgagtctttgtctgcctttatttcgatgggtttacccatttggttgaacacttgtaatatagctcgtttggtttctagccagtctctactttttatttctattaatgatgcaaattttgaatagatatcaatgcaagataaaaattgtttatctcctactatgtaaaaatccattacatatttttctcggatattagcgatttccggagttatttcgaaagttaattttgtatctctgtgttctgtttttgcgatgttgcaaatctcacattcatttattagattttgaattaaattttgataatctgggaaatagtgggtttctttgaaccaattgatagttttttcaattcctggatgtaataattctttgtgcttttttaatattaattctttgaattctgcatatgtttgaaggtctattaattttgtactagttttcattgcctttgttgaattattcggacttattatttctaagtaggcttcttgaaaaattggaaaatctgcttcgttgtggaagtatagcacacttttctttgtgcataagtattcttttattaattctttggcatgcgtattagtcatgtctttgtacgtaatttttatgttggttttgtgaaagtaattcgtaacttttgtttcgttctcggttcctttttcaaattctatttgtcgattataataattaagtggtctttctgtgatttgtaaatggttactgttgtcttcttgagcactatgtattgttgctcttgtgctaattgtatcttcgcctaagaagttttcgtttaattgaattctggacagagcatctgccacataattttcttttcctgggacgtatttaatttggaaatcaaactcatttagcttgatcttccacctttgtaatttcatgttaggttctttcatattatttaaccagacgagtggtctgtgatcactaaggatttgaaattgtcgaccaaagagataggacctaaagtatttagtggcccaaacgattgctaataattctttttcaatcgttgaataatttaactcatgctcgttgagagttctacttgcatagcatataggcttatgctcttgcgaaaggacggcccctattgccatattactcgcgtctgtagttaatgaaaatggtttttcgaagttagggtatattaaaattgggtcggatgttatgagtacttttagcttttcaaacgctagttcgtagtctctgtcttttatattgatttttgctcccttttttaatttaagtgttaatggttttactatattagcgaaatttggtataaatttcctatagaaaccacataatcctagaaatgatttaatttcttttggggtttttggaattgggaatttgacaattgcttgtatcttgttgggatttggttttataccctcagttgtgatgatgtgaccgagaaattcagtttcttttctcataaactcgcatttatccaactgtagttttaagttagcttctctaagcttcttaaataccttttgtagcgacaaaatgtgttcctccaatgaagtggaaaaaataataatgtcgtctaagtagaccagacaatccttaaaaattaaatcttctaagagattgttcatacaacgttggaacgttgcaggtgcattcttaagaccaaatggcatgcgagtgtactcgtaatggccatgtttagtcgaaaatgcggtcttgggtattgaaccaggatccatttggatttggtggaagcctttggctagatcaatggttgtgaaatattgacattttccaagtttgtctaatatttcatccatgatcgggatagggtatttatcattaatagttagttcattgagattgcggtaatctatgactaaccggaacttttgctttccagatgcatcgtttttctttggaacgattattactggtgagcagtaaggggatttggatttacgtatgatattttgttttatcatatcgcttatttgtttatttacttcctcatcgtatatttgaggatatttgtatggacgcttgtaaattgggtcctcatgttttgttagaattttgtgtttaattgtactagtgaaagtcaaattgtcaccttcatggtactggatatcacgaaattcatgtaaaactttttttattttttctttttcttctgagtttaggtgctctagcctaaactcattgttttctattaattcattattaatagcgaagttaaatggtctgtcctctgttgagggtggatcaaggcactcttgtgcggtcatgtcctcttcgacctcttcgtcgttatatctaaaacaaaagttaaattctcctaaggttacggatccttgtgcatagtctatttttgcttgacatgcctcaaggtattctctcccaatcagaacatcataatgctctgagaagtcgtgaatatagaatttttgtttgctcggacaaattttgcttgctcctaatcgtatactttgttttaattcaataacaccatttatggtgtgaacctttaatgtttcgttgtaaactggaaaatttaagcggtttgttttcattagatttatggttgaacctgtgtcgatgacacattttagaacttcgtcattcataatcaattttatgaatggatttcttctgtttgttccgaggcttgctgatgaaaattttcggatgtatccattttcatctgcccactgttactatctctttgacgtttagtcggagggtttggtgcattcaagcgtgaatgggactgattttggtagtttaagggattttggtatctaccttgacttaatttctgttggaactcgtggtgagctttctgattgtcttcggacttattatgctgtttattttgtgcgtgataactctgattcgtgttggaatagccacttgaaatggtggttgggttagcattttgctgataatttcccatgttcctacgattgttatttggatttccctgaacattattatttttaggtttttcagtaacgctattttcatataatccctctctttgagctacttgctttagtttttgtgtcgacgtaatgtcgtgtctggctaacatcatgaaaagcctatctggtaatttttttgtaataacatctttgattgtgttattcatagcatttgtataaagggttgtattgctaggtatattttctagtgctaacttatttaatataacaaaagatttattctcgagctcctcgatgaacttacggacgtttccttggtaattcgtgttgtataagcgtcgaaggagttcttcaaatggtgtctgcactttgtattcttcaattaatgcgtttctcagctcctgccaagtgttggctgctgtcctttgtgatattctctgagcatctcctgtgacttgcaattcgatggctccgtataagatgctatgttgtctaacatctcgggttggatacaggtgtaggatgtaatctatccttttaatgaaggcgtttagttgatccgttgatccgtcaaagcttggcacctgtctaagttgtgaaagggcctggttgaggtgttgttctgataattccattgtcatcttggtgtaatacactttttttttgaatagttttgagtttgtaggtttgaactttattgttctttgattttgcacttttattttaggttaaagtttgtgatggattattggttaaatgtttctttttttttttttttgtgtgtgtgtcttaaaaagactcagtaataacgtattgcagggatcaaacgatatgcaaatccagtcgttattaactgtagtagctttattgcccaaagggtcaatattattaagctactagtgacccgaaggttcttgtgcggatacgtattcgagaaaatttttattacactccgacaacactttcggtcgcgattgtgcgttagatctgggaattaattatcctttagcgatcttaactttttcccgacgtatcctaccggctgcgccaattaagttttacacgttaggttactataaaaaaatatatttcaatttattattttcacttaacggctacttttgttgagtacattcagatttgcttcccgaatatgaactgatttatctaactgttgcggtcgcttagcaaacttcgctttgagagagtttgagtcaaaattgagtgaagtttgagctgcgtcagcaattatgcgtgggatagtactctgatgggaacattgacagtggcgtgatatttagggtgaattgtttatgtctaccaaagggggacagtttgatcttgaccaatgtcgatgttatcaccaggctctttgtttacaatattagaaatgtttataattgtgcttatgcttatgcgccaagttatgttaaagggtgggtgcgactatggatatgtcactatatatatgcttagCTCTCACTTTCCTTCTAGTCTCACTAGTGAAAACTGGCTCTGAAGTGGGtgaagcaaataaaaacaccTGCACGAaatatcttctttttttttttgggaactTGTGTCTAAATCTTACATGTCTCTTTAAGTCAGGCCTGAACTTATTTCGCACGCATCACATTTAACTTAAAGGCTACGGCAAAGGTGTCTAAACTTTGTTGCCGCTGATGGTGCTGCTGAtggtgatgctgctgctgatgctgctgctgctgatgctctGCGTGCGCTAACAAGTTTAATCAAATGACAATGTCGTAACACGTGCATACATTTGGGCGCCCTAAAGGCATAGCTGCCGTTGCTTGACTAAGACAAGTCTTAGCTGACAGCCCTGACACATGTGAGCACGCAAAGTCATAGGCCTTTAAGCGCCAGCCTCTGCCCACGCCTCGTGCTTTTGCATAGCTCCCCTCCAGCTCTGCTCTCTGCGTGCGTGAGAGTGCGCGACTTTTACTTTCAAATTACATTAGTTACGCATTTTAAGCATAATGAATAATTTTTTGGAGCTTGGCATGCGAATATCGTGCCTGTAAAAAGTTCATTTACTTGCCCCGTCATATATTAGATCTCAAGAGGGCTTTATAGAGTTATTGCCCTAGATGATGGCACTCTTATTAGAGCTCTGTATAAACTACACCATTGTGAAATATTTGATGAAGGTAtcaaaaaaatgtgtatatatgacttatgtatgtatctcGAATTCAGAATTAGTTTTCTGATTTGAATGACTTTCTTTCAGAAAAGCATGCAACTAAAAAAAGCCATCTGATGCTCTGTAGTAAGAACGAACTGCTAAGGacttgcatacttttaggccgTCCCATGCAAACCTATCGATAACTAAGATATTTTATACCTTTGCAGAGGGGATTACGTGCTTACGACCTTTTAAGTGCACTACGATATAATAAATCTTTTAAGTTCTGCTCAAGGATATGCCCGAccaaaattaagattttagTTATAGTCTTCTTATCCTGCAGTTACGGCTCAAGAAACTATTGCAAGAATCTtgaaaaataagcaaaaagcCTTTTGGATAATCAAGAAAAAGGCATTCATCATCATTAAGCATCTGCCTGCTGGATTTCCCAAGGAAAAGATAAATGCCACATTAGCTAAAAATATGGGCTCCCTAACACTTTCGGTCTACAAAATACGTTGTTCACCATTAAATCAGTTGGGGCCAAACAGTTTAATATAGATCGAGTTATGTATGCATCTATATGCATTCTCTCTGAAGAGCTATTGTATTGGGCGTGCTAATCTCTCTGCAATCTCAATTTTCCAGTAAATAGAATTATTAATATAAGTGaggaaaaaaagtaaaagaaaaatatgaaattcacGTCAAAACAATGACGCGCTGCCCTGCACCTGTCCGTTGATAACGGGGCGGGCGTTCAGCGTTTTGCTCGACGGGCACTTCAACCTCAACTCAGATACCGATAAAGAGCCCCAGGGCCCAGCCAGTTGTTGCTGGTGCCGCTGCCGTCGACGCGTCGAGCAAATTGCCAATTTAAATTGGCCGCGTTAAATTAGTCGAGTTATCAGCCTCCACGGCGGCAGGTGTACGGGTAGTGAGTGCTGCGGATCGAGCTTTAgttgttattgtattattGTTGATATTTATGCAATATATAATAGTTGTGACTTTTTTAAGAAATGAAGCGGAAATTGTAACGTGCCCAATTGAGCTATTTCAATAATATACCTAAATTCTAAAATCTTAACGGAAATGTTTGCACCGGGGGCTGCGGCTTGTGGTTAGAGCATGAGCGGCTGGCGTGTCCGTTTCGAGTGGTTTGTTGAAAAGTGAATGAAACAA from Drosophila virilis strain 15010-1051.87 unplaced genomic scaffold, Dvir_AGI_RSII-ME tig00000038, whole genome shotgun sequence harbors:
- the LOC116651589 gene encoding uncharacterized protein; translated protein: MSLLTTVRLSTTLLLFMLLPAATLLTNQQQQQQQQQQLQHVRHKRQNNPDQKFSLPAVPLPPPPPFPAAKHNFALNAFAIGEQAAGGTGSGSGSGLGYSSSSSSSSPGCGGLLKSRYGLIQTPNFPHRFTTPSNAFG